From the genome of Bos taurus isolate L1 Dominette 01449 registration number 42190680 breed Hereford chromosome 2, ARS-UCD2.0, whole genome shotgun sequence, one region includes:
- the OSGEPL1 gene encoding tRNA N6-adenosine threonylcarbamoyltransferase, mitochondrial, translated as MLILNKTAGVFFKPSRRKIYAFLGSFHFHPGKLFLHKLVLGIETSCDDTAAAVVDEAGNVLGEAIHSQTEVHLKTGGIIPPVAQQLHRENIQRIVQEALSASEVSPSELSAVATTIKPGLALSLGVGLSFSLQLVDQFKKPFIPIHHMEAHALTIRLTNKVEFPFLVLLISGGHCLLALVRGVSDFLLLGKSLDIAPGDMLDKVARRLSLIKHPECSTMSGGKAIEHLAKQGNRLHFDFQPPMQRAKNCDFSFSGLQHVIDKMIMQKEKEEGIEQGQVLSSAADIAAAVQHTVACHIAKRTHRALLFCKQRGFLHQSNAVLVVSGGVASNLYIRKALEIVTNATQCTLLCPPPRLCTDNGVMIAWNGVERLRAGLGILHNTEGIRYEPKCPLGVDISKEVGEAAIKVPRLKMKI; from the exons ATGCTAATATTGAATAAGACAGCAGGAGTCTTTTTTAAACCATCAAGAAGGAAAATTTATGCATTTTTaggaagttttcattttcatcctgGAAAACTATTCCTTCATAAACTAGTATTGGGAATTGAAACCAGTTGTGATGATACAGCAGCTGCTGTAGTGGATGAAGCTGGAAATGTTTTGGGAGAAGCAATACATTCCCAAACTGAAGTTCATTTAAA AACAGGTGGGATTATTCCTCCAGTAGCTCAACAGCTTCATAGAGAAAATATTCAACGCATAGTACAAGAAGCTCTCTCTGCCAGTGAAGTCTCTCCAAGTGAACTCTCAGCAGTTGCAACCACCATAAAGCCAGGACTTGCTTTAAGCTTGGGCGTAGGTTTATCGTTTAGCTTACAACTGGTAGACCAGTTTAAAAAGCCCTTCATTCCCATTCATCACATGGAGGCTCATGCACTCACTATTAGGTTAACAAATAAGGTAGAATTTCCGTTTTTAGTTCTTTTGATTTCTGGAGGTCATTGTCTTTTGGCATTAGTTAGAGGAGTTTCagattttcttcttcttgggaaGTCTTTGGACATAGCACCAGGTGACATGCTTGACAAG GTAGCAAGAAGACTTTCCTTAATAAAACATCCAGAGTGCTCCACCATGAGTGGCGGGAAGGCTATAGAACATTTGGCCAAACAGGGAAATAGATTGCATTTTGATTTCCAGCCTCCCATGCAACGTGCTAaaaattgtgatttttctttttctggacttCAACACGTTATTGATAAGATGAtaatgcaaaaggaaaaagaggaag GTATCGAGCAGGGGCAGGTCCTGTCTTCAGCTGCGGACATTGCTGCTGCGGTCCAGCACACCGTGGCCTGCCACATTGCAAAAAGAACACATCGTGCTCTTCTGTTCTGCAAGCAGAGAGGCTTCTTACATCAGAGTAACGCAGTACTG GTTGTATCTGGAGGCGTCGCAAGTAACTTATATATCCGAAAAGCCCTGGAAATTGTGACCAATGCAACACAGTGCACTTTGCTGTGCCCGCCCCCCAGACTCTGCACTGACAACGGCGTTATGATTGCATG GAATGGTGTTGAAAGACTACGTGCTGGCTTGGGCATTTTACACAACACAGAAGGCATCCGCTACGAACCAAA ATGTCCTCTTGGAGTAGATATATCAAAAGAAGTTGGAGAAGCTGCTATAAAAGTGCCAAGATTAAAAATGAAGATTtga